One Setaria viridis chromosome 3, Setaria_viridis_v4.0, whole genome shotgun sequence DNA window includes the following coding sequences:
- the LOC140222393 gene encoding uncharacterized protein isoform X2 has product MVSGVRRVTSLYARSTDAAEESDAAQESGRGRGRGGARGREKGGAGVEGGGSGRGKGGGRGRGKARARPPSPVASSSSSEEEEVPSSHASGDEEVQVEQDQVEEEAGGSGSSSSSRIWLRGPSTLPKRPIPLERRPVIQPSWKRGFTKVGGGDHARHPNGILGLLCRLHFPGLVEFDGTTKPAYTWEHYVAVCDALDQDGRVFPNKAERVKAELWDFFRCQEGYEARAATVAHEAAKKLVKDMHYEARVQAIIDYYASYRRMKINKTKARTMKLTREQYLQVPPWWCIQHCQCWEYMVDKWCNPKWEETHNACRDRRLLMPGAPHHQGNLSLDEYAAKWSSSHGGQPCSQFKAWALSHKGKATDNIDYNPEDPPSAYSNATVHNRLNEYTTMAREVHGPEYDPSTQELDGEVVMRVGKGKKHGRYWIGDSTIDTATTPTLSQIRAKGTSSSSAIRPRPDTTWFQMEALQAQVKQERKRREEMEARMEVDWQREARRMEARVEAAERRAEQMFQYMQGVFERMGQPPPPNLFPPSPTSTPVR; this is encoded by the exons atggtcAGCGGTGTGAGGAGGGTAACGTCGCTTTACGCGAGATCGACCGATGCAGCTGAAGAGTCCGATGCAGCTCAGGAGTCCGGGAGGGgtcgagggaggggtggagcCAGGGGTCGAGAGAAGGGTGGGGCAGGGGTCGAGGGTGGAGGCAGTGGTCGAGGgaagggtggaggcaggggtcgaggaaaggcTCGAGCGAGACCACCATCGCCTGTagcttcctcctcgtcgtctgaggaggaggaggtaccttcctcGCACGCCTCTGGTGATGAGGAGGTACAGGTGGAGCAGGaccaggtggaggaggaggcagggggtTCCGGTTCCTCTAGTTCGTCGCGtatctggttgcgaggtccctcgacCCTCCCAAAGCGACCGATACCTCTTGAGAGACGCCCGGTTATTCAACCCTCATGGAAAAG GGGTTTTACGAAGGTCGGTGGGGGTGATCACGCACGCCATCCCAACGGCATccttggtcttttgtgcaggctACACTTCCCTGGTTTGGTGGAGTTCGACGGAACGACgaagccggcctacacgtgggagcACTACGTCGCCGTCTGCGATGCCCTTGATCAGGATGGTAGGGTATTCCCcaacaaggcggagcgggtgaaggccgagctgtgg gacttcttcAGATGCCAAGAGGGATACGAGGCCAGGGCAGCTACTGTGGCTCACGAAGCCGCCAAGAAACTTGtaaaggacatgcactacgaggcgcgtgttcaggccatcatcgactacTACGCTAGCTACAGAAGAATGAAGATCAATAAAACTAAGGCAAGAACCATGAAGCTGACCCGGGAACAATACTTGCAG gtgcctccgtggtggtgcatCCAACATTGCCAGTGCTGGGAATACATGGTGGACAAGTGGTGCAACCCCAAGTGGGAGGAGACGCACAACGCTTGCCGAGATCGGCGTTTGCTGATGCCaggtgcaccacaccatcaagggaACCTCAGCCTCGACGAATACGCGGCTAAATGG TCGTCGTCACATGGTGGCCAGCCTTGCTCCCAGTTCAAGGCATGGGCTTTGTCccacaagggcaaggcgacggacAACATCGACTACAATCCAGAGGACCCGCCCTCGGCGTACAGCAATGCGACCGTCCACAACCGCCTCAATGAATACACAACGATGGCAAGGGAGGTCCATGGACCAGAGTACGATCCGAGCACCCAGGAACTTGATGGAGAAGTTGTCATGAGGGTGGGAaaaggcaagaagcatggccggtacTGGATTGGGGACAGCACAATCGACACGGCcactactcccactctctcccagattcGAGCAAAGGGCACGAGTTCCAGCTCGGCCATACGCCCACGACCGGACACTACATGGTTCCAGATGGAGGCACTGCAG gcccaggtgaaACAAGAAAGGAAGCGACGAGAGGAGATGGAGGCGAGGATGGAGGTAGATTGGCAGAGGGAGGCGAGAAGGATGGAGGCGAGGGTGGAGGCAGCTGAGCGGAGGGcagagcagatgttccagtataTGCAGGGTGTTTTTGAGAGGATGGGTCAACCTCcgccaccgaacctattccctCCATCTCCTACatctactcct GTGAGATGA
- the LOC140222393 gene encoding uncharacterized protein isoform X1, which translates to MVSGVRRVTSLYARSTDAAEESDAAQESGRGRGRGGARGREKGGAGVEGGGSGRGKGGGRGRGKARARPPSPVASSSSSEEEEVPSSHASGDEEVQVEQDQVEEEAGGSGSSSSSRIWLRGPSTLPKRPIPLERRPVIQPSWKRGFTKVGGGDHARHPNGILGLLCRLHFPGLVEFDGTTKPAYTWEHYVAVCDALDQDGRVFPNKAERVKAELWDFFRCQEGYEARAATVAHEAAKKLVKDMHYEARVQAIIDYYASYRRMKINKTKARTMKLTREQYLQVPPWWCIQHCQCWEYMVDKWCNPKWEETHNACRDRRLLMPGAPHHQGNLSLDEYAAKWSSSHGGQPCSQFKAWALSHKGKATDNIDYNPEDPPSAYSNATVHNRLNEYTTMAREVHGPEYDPSTQELDGEVVMRVGKGKKHGRYWIGDSTIDTATTPTLSQIRAKGTSSSSAIRPRPDTTWFQMEALQAQVKQERKRREEMEARMEVDWQREARRMEARVEAAERRAEQMFQYMQGVFERMGQPPPPNLFPPSPTSTPNQSAASNEPSDPALSQWPSLPP; encoded by the exons atggtcAGCGGTGTGAGGAGGGTAACGTCGCTTTACGCGAGATCGACCGATGCAGCTGAAGAGTCCGATGCAGCTCAGGAGTCCGGGAGGGgtcgagggaggggtggagcCAGGGGTCGAGAGAAGGGTGGGGCAGGGGTCGAGGGTGGAGGCAGTGGTCGAGGgaagggtggaggcaggggtcgaggaaaggcTCGAGCGAGACCACCATCGCCTGTagcttcctcctcgtcgtctgaggaggaggaggtaccttcctcGCACGCCTCTGGTGATGAGGAGGTACAGGTGGAGCAGGaccaggtggaggaggaggcagggggtTCCGGTTCCTCTAGTTCGTCGCGtatctggttgcgaggtccctcgacCCTCCCAAAGCGACCGATACCTCTTGAGAGACGCCCGGTTATTCAACCCTCATGGAAAAG GGGTTTTACGAAGGTCGGTGGGGGTGATCACGCACGCCATCCCAACGGCATccttggtcttttgtgcaggctACACTTCCCTGGTTTGGTGGAGTTCGACGGAACGACgaagccggcctacacgtgggagcACTACGTCGCCGTCTGCGATGCCCTTGATCAGGATGGTAGGGTATTCCCcaacaaggcggagcgggtgaaggccgagctgtgg gacttcttcAGATGCCAAGAGGGATACGAGGCCAGGGCAGCTACTGTGGCTCACGAAGCCGCCAAGAAACTTGtaaaggacatgcactacgaggcgcgtgttcaggccatcatcgactacTACGCTAGCTACAGAAGAATGAAGATCAATAAAACTAAGGCAAGAACCATGAAGCTGACCCGGGAACAATACTTGCAG gtgcctccgtggtggtgcatCCAACATTGCCAGTGCTGGGAATACATGGTGGACAAGTGGTGCAACCCCAAGTGGGAGGAGACGCACAACGCTTGCCGAGATCGGCGTTTGCTGATGCCaggtgcaccacaccatcaagggaACCTCAGCCTCGACGAATACGCGGCTAAATGG TCGTCGTCACATGGTGGCCAGCCTTGCTCCCAGTTCAAGGCATGGGCTTTGTCccacaagggcaaggcgacggacAACATCGACTACAATCCAGAGGACCCGCCCTCGGCGTACAGCAATGCGACCGTCCACAACCGCCTCAATGAATACACAACGATGGCAAGGGAGGTCCATGGACCAGAGTACGATCCGAGCACCCAGGAACTTGATGGAGAAGTTGTCATGAGGGTGGGAaaaggcaagaagcatggccggtacTGGATTGGGGACAGCACAATCGACACGGCcactactcccactctctcccagattcGAGCAAAGGGCACGAGTTCCAGCTCGGCCATACGCCCACGACCGGACACTACATGGTTCCAGATGGAGGCACTGCAG gcccaggtgaaACAAGAAAGGAAGCGACGAGAGGAGATGGAGGCGAGGATGGAGGTAGATTGGCAGAGGGAGGCGAGAAGGATGGAGGCGAGGGTGGAGGCAGCTGAGCGGAGGGcagagcagatgttccagtataTGCAGGGTGTTTTTGAGAGGATGGGTCAACCTCcgccaccgaacctattccctCCATCTCCTACatctactcct aatcaatcggcggcatcGAATGAGCCATCAGACCCAGCTTTGTCGCAGTGGCCATCGTTGCCTCCTTAG